In the Euphorbia lathyris chromosome 5, ddEupLath1.1, whole genome shotgun sequence genome, one interval contains:
- the LOC136230241 gene encoding leucine-rich repeat extensin-like protein 2, translating into MSSSSSFFLFIIPLLFLQISAATHENDAIQIDPTLKFENPRLRQAYIALQSWKQAIFSDPFNFTANWNGANVCSYMGVFCAPSPGNPNLRVVAGIDLNHADIAGFLPSELGLLTDLALFHLNSNRFCGIVPNSFRRMKLLNELDLSNNRFVGEFPRVVLSLPSLKYLDLRFNEFEGSVPSRIFDKPLDALFLNDNRFQFGIPANLGNSPVSVLVLANNNLGGCIPGSIGRMGKTLNEIILMNDNLTGCLPSQIGMLKELTVFDVSFNNLQGFLPSSIGSMKKVEQLDIAHNGFTGVIPASICQLPSLQNFTYSFNYFSGEAPSCAAVGVSNGTKNCIPGKSDQRSVKECSSSAARPVDCSKFKCGGSSGGGGGGGGGGSPTKRPPPSRKPGFRPPLSPPPPTFKTSPSTRSHPPPPTPVKSFHSPPSPPPPSKKVSPVTHLPPPPSPPTAEKSPAPPPHEHSHSYAPPPPTKKVSPSTHQAPPPRVEYQPPPYHHQASPPPVEYHPPPYQHQTTPPPPPPVEYHPPPYQHQTTPPPPGNNRQPPYNHESSPPPPVEYHNQPPPYQHQSPPPPVEYHQPPYQHKTSPPPPPPPIEYHSPPYQHQASPPPPPPQQSAEPPGPSYSRPPSPPKNENRHSPPPSHSTAPVPSPMTPPPPSGCTIPESPPPTSSTPSYHHQPPPSSQPPPPPPKQQWHYPPSHNNHHNPPPSPPPPAEYSYSSPPPPPSPSPPPPPVDNSPLPPIMGVPYASPPPPTIPYY; encoded by the coding sequence atgtcttcttcttcttccttcttcctcttcattattcctcttctttttcttcagaTCTCTGCTGCAACTCATGAAAATGACGCTATACAGATAGATCCAACTCTCAAATTCGAAAATCCGCGCCTTCGTCAAGCTTACATTGCTTTACAATCATGGAAACAAGCCATTTTCTCTGATCCTTTTAACTTCACAGCAAACTGGAATGGCGCTAATGTTTGTTCTTATATGGGCGTTTTCTGTGCTCCTTCTCCTGGTAATCCTAATCTAAGAGTTGTTGCCGGCATTGATCTTAATCATGCTGATATTGCAGGTTTTCTTCCATCGGAACTCGGTCTTTTAACAGATCTAGCTCTGTTCCATCTCAACTCGAATCGCTTTTGCGGCATTGTTCCGAACAGTTTTCGGAGAATGAAGCTGCTTAATGAGCTTGATTTGAGTAATAATCGATTCGTCGGCGAGTTTCCGAGGGTTGTCCTGTCTCTACCGTCGTTGAAATATTTGGATCTTAGATTCAATGAGTTTGAAGGCTCTGTACCTTCGAGAATCTTTGATAAACCGCTTGATGCGTTGTTTTTGAATGATAATAGGTTTCAATTTGGTATTCCGGCGAATCTCGGGAACTCTCCGGTTTCTGTGCTTGTTCTTGCGAATAACAATCTCGGAGGTTGTATTCCGGGGAGTATCGGGAGAATGGGGAAAACGTTGAATGAAATTATTCTGATGAATGATAATTTGACTGGTTGTTTGCCTTCTCAGATTGGAATGTTGAAGGAATTAACTGTTTTTGATGTGAGTTTTAATAATCTTCAAGGTTTTTTGCCGTCTTCTATTGGAAGTATGAAGAAAGTTGAGCAACTTGATATTGCACATAATGGATTTACAGGTGTTATTCCGGCGAGTATTTGTCAGTTGCCTAGTTTGCAGAATTTTACTTATTCTTTCAATTATTTCTCCGGTGAGGCTCCGAGCTGTGCTGCTGTTGGTGTTTCTAATGGTACTAAGAATTGTATTCCGGGAAAGTCTGATCAGAGATCTGTTAAAGAATGTTCTTCTTCAGCTGCACGTCCTGTTGATTGCAGCAAGTTTAAATGTGGTGGGAGCTCCGGTGGTGGCGGCGGCGGCGGAGGTGGTGGTTCGCCTACGAAAAGACCTCCGCCTTCGAGAAAGCCAGGTTTTAGGCCTCCATTATCTCCACCACCACCGACTTTCAAGACCTCACCGTCTACTAGATCACATCCTCCACCACCGACTCCGGTGAAATCTTTCCATTCTCCACCTTCACCGCCACCGCCTTCCAAGAAAGTATCCCCTGTAACACATTTGCCACCTCCACCGTCACCACCTACGGCGGAGAAGTCACCGGCTCCTCCACCACATGAACATTCCCACTCTTATGCTCCACCTCCGCCTACGAAAAAGGTTTCACCAAGCACACATCAAGCTCCTCCGCCACGTGTTGAGTACCAGCCACCTCCTTATCATCACCAAGCATCTCCACCGCCGGTTGAATATCATCCACCTCCCTATCAACACCAAACAACACCGCCGCCACCACCACCGGTTGAATATCATCCACCTCCCTATCAACACCAAACAACACCTCCGCCACCGGGTAACAATCGCCAGCCTCCCTATAATCACGAATCATCGCCTCCCCCTCCGGTTGAGTACCATAACCAGCCACCTCCATATCAACACCAATCACCACCGCCGCCGGTTGAGTACCACCAGCCTCCTTATCAACATAAAACATCACCaccacctccacctccaccgATTGAGTATCACTCCCCTCCATATCAACACCAAGCATCTCCGCCACCACCTCCTCCGCAACAGTCAGCCGAGCCTCCCGGACCAAGTTATTCACGGCCACCTTCTCCACCAAAGAATGAAAATAGACATAGTCCTCCTCCATCTCATTCAACAGCTCCAGTACCGTCACCGATGACACCTCCGCCACCAAGTGGATGCACGATTCCAGAATCACCGCCGCCGACATCAAGCACACCAAGTTATCACCACCAGCCACCACCATCATCGCAgccgcctcctcctcctccaaaACAACAATGGCATTATCCACCATCACATAATAATCACCACAACCCCcctccttctcctcctccaCCGGCTGAGTACTCGTACTCTTccccaccaccaccaccatctCCGTCTCCACCGCCGCCACCTGTAGATAACAGTCCACTCCCGCCAATTATGGGAGTACCATATGCATCGCCTCCTCCTCCAACAATTCCATACTATTAA